A window of Castanea sativa cultivar Marrone di Chiusa Pesio chromosome 1, ASM4071231v1 contains these coding sequences:
- the LOC142626766 gene encoding uncharacterized protein LOC142626766, protein MKSYDVCESCGEEAEDTIHALWECQVLKEIWWEMEICRRNLFTRFTCFRDLLTGIFQATEPNQAESFAYVAWGIWTKRNTARMGQTSTPYQKIYAEAMDRLQEFHSVQLEQPQSAQSVEQTRWCPPPAPLLKVNFDGALFMESFKAGIGVVIRDSAGNVIGAMSERISLPKTVEDVEALACRRAMEFALEIGLHQVVLEGDSATVLNSNKGGLPCMAPYGNIIEDSIILASQFSHCSF, encoded by the coding sequence ATGAAAAGTTATGATGTATGTGAGAGTTGTGGAGAGGAAGCAGAAGACACCATACATGCGTTGTGGGAGTGCCAAGTCCTTAAAGAAATCTGGTGGGAGATGGAGATTTGTCGAAGAAACTTATTCACCCGATTCACTTGCTTCAGAGACCTCCTTACTGGAATTTTTCAAGCCACAGAACCAAACCAAGCAGAAAGTTTCGCATATGTGGCCTGGGGAATTTGGACGAAGAGGAACACAGCAAGAATGGGACAAACATCCACGccatatcaaaaaatttatgcGGAAGCAATGGATAGACTGCAAGAATTCCATTCAGTGCAGCTTGAGCAGCCCCAATCAGCACAATCTGTTGAACAAACCCGGTGGTGTCCACCTCCAGCTCCTCTGCTTAAAGTAAACTTTGATGGAGCTCTGTTCATGGAATCGTTTAAGGCGGGTATCGGTGTAGTGATAAGGGATTCAGCGGGGAATGTTATTGGAGCCATGTCAGAGAGGATATCCTTACCAAAAACTGTGGAAGATGTTGAAGCGCTGGCCTGTAGGAGAGCAATGGAGTTTGCACTTGAGATAGGACTGCATCAGGTTGTCTTAGAAGGAGACTCGGCTACTGTACTAAACAGCAATAAGGGGGGCTTGCCTTGCATGGCACCTTATGGGAACATTATTGAGGATTCCATCATCTTGGCCTCACAATTCAGTCATTGCTCGTTCTAG
- the LOC142615088 gene encoding mitochondrial import inner membrane translocase subunit TIM17-1-like — MGTPETSREPCPDRILDDIGGAFAMGAVGGSAFHFLKGVYNSPSGARLVGGTQAVRLNAPRVGGSFAVWGGLFSAFDCTMVYLRQKEDPWNSIVAGAATGGFLSMRQGLGASARSAVFGGVLLALIEGAGIMLNRMLSGQQQMPVIIDEPQPNIPGYMGQVPGLPQAPVSAQAQPDSSSSDSGSGLLGGWWSKKKESESTSSGSETKILESFDAPPVPNFDYK, encoded by the coding sequence aTGGGTACGCCAGAAACATCAAGAGAGCCGTGTCCAGATCGCATACTAGATGACATCGGCGGCGCGTTCGCCATGGGCGCGGTGGGAGGCTCTGCTTTCCACTTCCTGAAAGGCGTCTACAACTCTCCCTCTGGTGCTCGATTAGTGGGTGGCACGCAAGCCGTGCGTCTCAACGCTCCTCGCGTCGGTGGAAGCTTCGCTGTGTGGGGTGGGCTCTTCTCTGCCTTCGACTGTACCATGGTCTATCTTCGCCAGAAGGAAGACCCTTGGAACTCGATTGTGGCTGGTGCAGCCACCGGTGGCTTCCTCTCCATGCGTCAAGGTCTCGGCGCCTCCGCTCGCTCCGCCGTGTTCGGTGGAGTCCTATTGGCTCTCATCGAAGGAGCTGGAATCATGCTTAACCGTATGCTTAGTGGTCAACAACAGATGCCTGTCATCATCGATGAGCCTCAGCCCAATATTCCTGGTTACATGGGCCAGGTACCGGGCCTGCCCCAAGCCCCAGTTTCAGCCCAAGCCCAACCagattcttcttcttcggaCTCTGGTTCGGGTTTGCTTGGAGGCTGGTGGTCGAAGAAGAAAGAGTCGGAATCCACCAGTAGCGGAAGCGAGACGAAGATCTTGGAGAGCTTCGATGCCCCACCGGTTCCCAACTTTGACTACAAGTga
- the LOC142626783 gene encoding uncharacterized protein LOC142626783 has protein sequence MKVATELFKVLGRVTQQQRSRVEWLKSGDLNTSYFHSRATHRNRRNFISKLVLDDGASVEDEQKIGEVLVEYFKSIFTSANPSNFDTILQGIEPKVTPTMNAELTKSFKAEEVEQALKQMKSMIAPGPDGMPPLFYKSYWDTVSSDVINAALSVLNTAKLGFDEKWIALISTCIRTVSFSVLVNGEPHGLFQPNRGLRQGDPLSPYLFILCAEGFHSLIKQAENAGSIRGVSLCKDGPKVSHLFFADDSLLFCRANEHECQAVLEVLEKYEQASGQQINWDKT, from the exons ATGAAAGTTGCAACGGAGTTATTCAAAGTGCTTGGGAGAGTAACACAGCAG caaagatcaAGGGTAGAATGGTTGAAGTCAGGGGATCTTAATACAAGCTATTTTCACAGCCGTGCAACCCACAGAAACCGGCGGAATTTTATTTCCAAGCTAGTACTAGATGATGGTGCAAGTGTGGAGGATGAGCAGAAAATTGGAGAGGTGTTGGTTGAATAtttcaaaagcatttttacTTCGGCTAATCCTTCAAATTTTGATACCATCCTGCAAGGAATTGAGCCCAAGGTCACCCCAACAATGAATGCTGAACTCACTAAAAGCTTCAAGGCTGAAGAGGTGGAGCAAGCACTCAAACAGATGAAATCTATGATCGCGCCTGGTCCGGATGGTATGCCGCCCCTTTTTTATAAATCTTATTGGGATACTGTGAGTTCTGATGTCATTAATGCTGCTCTTTCAGTCCTAAATACAG CAAAATTGGGGTTTGATGAGAAATGGATAGCTTTGATTAGCACATGTATTAGAACTGTTTCTTTCTCGGTGTTGGTAAATGGGGAACCTCATGGTTTATTTCAGCCTAACAGAGGCCtccgccaaggagaccctttatCACCTTATTTGTTTATCTTATGTGCAGAAGGCTTTCACTCCCTTATCAAACAAGCAGAAAATGCTGGCTCAATCAGAGGTGTCTCTCTTTGCAAAGATGGCCCCAAAGTCTCTCACTTAttctttgcagatgatagcCTTCTCTTCTGTCGGGCAAATGAGCATGAATGCCAAGCTGTTTTGGAGGTTCTTGAGAAGTATGAACAAGCTTCGGGGCAACAAATTAACTGGGATAAAACCTAG
- the LOC142626773 gene encoding uncharacterized protein LOC142626773, which translates to MIQAMPTFTMNCFKLPKGLCKDIEALIRKFWWGYKGEVGKIHWVSWNKLCLPKNHGGLGFKDLERFNLALLGKQVWRLTHNPTPSSTKYSKPNIFPIVQFWMRRLKGRDHMLGTAFCQLEALFEEVQLGELVMGKKFASESRVGWKIEYEMSYCLMKLKLSSVFPSANADLKTLLWQKTKNGVYSTRSAYRMLADLETLSKPGQSNPAANNGIWRQI; encoded by the exons ATGATACAGGCCATGCCAACTTTTACCATGAATTGTTTCAAGTTGCCAAAGGGTTTATGCAAAGACATAGAAGCCTTAATTCGCAAATTCTGGTGGGGATATAAAGGGGAGGTGGGCAAAATTCATTGGGTTAGCTGGAATAAATTATGCTTACCAAAGAATCATGGTGGTTTGGGTTTTAAGGATTTGGAGCGGTTCAATCTTGCTCTCCTTGGAAAACAGGTTTGGCGGTTAACTCATAATCCTACTCCCTCTTCTACAAAGTATTCAAAGCCAAATATTTTCCCAATTGTTCAATTTTGGATGAGGAGGTTAAAAGGAAGGGATCATATGCTTGGCACAGCATTCTGTCAGCTAGAAGCATTGTTCGAAGAGGTTCAACTTGGCGAATTGGTAATGGGGAAAAAGTTCGCATCAGAG TCCCGTGTTGGTTGGAAGATAGAGTACGAGATGAGCTACTGCCTCATGAAGCTGAAGCTGTCATCAGTATTCCCCTCAGCAAACGCAGACCTGAAGACTCTCTTATGGCAGAAGACGAAGAATGGAGTGTACTCTACTAGAAGTGCCTACCGTATGCTAGCAGATTTAGAGACCTTGTCTAAACCAGGTCAGTCAAATCCAGCAGCAAATAATGGAATTTGGAGGCAAATTTAG